In Acidovorax sp. GBBC 1281, a single window of DNA contains:
- a CDS encoding M20 aminoacylase family protein produces the protein MAQALRFKAGGRAFAHIAQYHPELTAFRRDLHAHPELGFEEVYTGARVKEALKVCGVDEIHDGIGRTGIVAVIRGQGRGSRSMIGLRADMDALPMTEQNDFAWKSCKSGLMHGCGHDGHTAMLIGAARYLAATRHFDGTAVLIFQPGEEGFAGARVMVEDGLFERFPVQSVYAMHNWPAMKPGTIGLNSGAMMAAADRVTIEITGRGGHGAHAYQTVDVVLVAAHIITAVQGIVSRNVRPIDSAVISLCAIQAGDLGAFSVLPGTATLVGTVRSFDPVVQDMVERRIQELCSAIALGFGATATVRYERIYPATINTESHAQFAGDVAESLVGGENVVRDMDPSMGAEDFSFMLQNKPGAYLRIGQGTGPGNSALHNNRYDFNDDILPLGAALHASLVEQAMPLASA, from the coding sequence ATGGCGCAGGCGCTTCGCTTCAAGGCCGGGGGGCGGGCCTTCGCGCACATCGCGCAGTACCACCCCGAACTCACCGCGTTCCGGCGGGACCTGCACGCCCACCCCGAACTCGGCTTCGAGGAGGTGTACACCGGGGCCCGCGTGAAAGAGGCCCTCAAGGTCTGCGGCGTGGACGAGATCCACGACGGCATCGGGCGCACGGGCATCGTCGCCGTCATCCGGGGGCAGGGCCGCGGCAGCCGCAGCATGATCGGCCTGCGTGCCGACATGGACGCGCTGCCGATGACCGAGCAGAACGATTTCGCATGGAAGTCCTGCAAGTCCGGCCTCATGCACGGGTGCGGGCACGACGGGCACACCGCCATGCTGATCGGCGCGGCGCGCTACCTGGCCGCCACGCGCCATTTCGACGGCACCGCCGTGCTGATCTTCCAGCCCGGCGAAGAAGGCTTTGCCGGCGCGCGGGTGATGGTGGAGGACGGCCTGTTCGAACGCTTTCCCGTGCAGTCGGTGTACGCCATGCACAACTGGCCCGCCATGAAGCCCGGCACCATCGGCCTGAACTCGGGCGCCATGATGGCCGCGGCCGACCGCGTGACGATCGAGATCACCGGCCGGGGCGGCCACGGCGCCCATGCCTACCAGACGGTGGATGTGGTGCTGGTGGCGGCGCACATCATCACCGCGGTGCAGGGCATCGTCTCGCGCAACGTGCGCCCCATCGACAGCGCCGTGATCAGCCTGTGCGCGATCCAGGCGGGCGACCTGGGCGCCTTCAGCGTGCTGCCCGGCACGGCCACGCTGGTGGGCACGGTGCGCAGTTTCGATCCGGTGGTGCAGGACATGGTGGAGCGGCGCATCCAGGAGCTGTGCAGCGCCATTGCGCTCGGCTTCGGCGCCACCGCCACGGTGCGCTACGAACGCATCTATCCGGCCACCATCAACACCGAAAGCCACGCGCAGTTCGCGGGCGACGTGGCCGAATCGCTGGTGGGCGGCGAGAACGTGGTGCGCGACATGGACCCCAGCATGGGCGCGGAAGACTTCTCCTTCATGCTGCAGAACAAGCCCGGCGCCTACCTGCGCATCGGCCAGGGCACGGGCCCCGGCAACAGCGCGCTGCACAACAACCGCTACGACTTCAACGACGACATCCTGCCGCTGGGCGCCGCGCTGCATGCCAGCCTGGTCGAGCAGGCCATGCCGCTGGCGAGCGCCTGA
- a CDS encoding ABC transporter substrate-binding protein, which yields MKFQTKTALALAMVAMVSVAGAQTIRVANQGDALSMDPHSLNESLQLSVTGNVYEPLVGRNKDLSLAPALATSWKMTSPTVWRFELRRGVQFHDGTPFTADDVLFSLGRTQVDGSDMKSYTNDFKEVRKIDDYTVEIETRSPYPILPDVLTLVYMMSKKWCETNQATTPVDRRKGIENAASFRANGTGPFRVRERQPNVRTVFTRNGSYWGAIESNASEIIYTPIGNDATRVAALLSGEVDVMEPVPVQDIERVNTSPNTRAVTGPELRTIFLGMDQKRDELLYSSVKGKNPFKDKRVRQAFYQAIDIEGIRKTVMRGAANPSAQLVGPGINGFQADMKRLPYDVDAAKKLMAEAGYANGFELTMNCPNDRYVNDGRVCQAVAANLARINVKINLQAETKGTYFPKVLRRDTSFYMLGWSPATYDAHNALNALMTCVDDKGAGQFNLGAYCNPKVDELTRRIQAETDKTQRNAMIREAFAIHAADIGHVPLHQQALAWGVSKKVKLVQMADNFMPFKWMSIVK from the coding sequence ATGAAATTCCAGACAAAAACGGCGTTGGCCCTGGCGATGGTCGCCATGGTGTCCGTCGCAGGGGCGCAGACCATCCGCGTGGCGAACCAGGGCGATGCCCTGTCGATGGACCCGCACTCGCTCAACGAATCGCTGCAGCTGAGCGTGACCGGCAACGTCTACGAGCCGCTCGTGGGCCGCAACAAGGACCTGAGCCTGGCGCCCGCGCTGGCCACCAGCTGGAAGATGACCTCGCCCACGGTCTGGCGCTTCGAACTGCGGCGCGGCGTGCAGTTCCACGACGGCACTCCGTTCACGGCGGACGACGTGCTGTTCTCGCTGGGCCGCACGCAGGTCGACGGCTCGGACATGAAGAGCTACACGAACGACTTCAAGGAGGTGCGCAAGATCGACGACTACACGGTCGAGATCGAGACCCGCTCGCCCTATCCCATCCTGCCGGACGTGCTCACGCTCGTGTACATGATGAGCAAGAAGTGGTGCGAGACCAACCAGGCCACGACGCCGGTGGACCGCCGCAAGGGCATCGAGAACGCCGCGTCGTTCCGCGCCAACGGCACCGGGCCGTTCCGCGTGCGCGAGCGCCAGCCCAACGTGCGCACGGTGTTCACGCGCAACGGCAGCTACTGGGGCGCCATCGAGAGCAATGCCAGCGAGATCATCTACACGCCGATCGGCAACGACGCCACCCGCGTCGCGGCCCTGCTGTCGGGCGAGGTGGACGTGATGGAGCCCGTGCCGGTGCAGGACATCGAGCGCGTCAACACCAGCCCCAACACCCGCGCCGTGACGGGCCCCGAGCTGCGCACCATCTTCCTGGGCATGGACCAAAAGCGCGACGAACTGCTGTATTCCAGCGTGAAGGGCAAGAACCCCTTCAAGGACAAGCGGGTGCGGCAGGCGTTCTACCAGGCCATCGACATCGAGGGCATCCGCAAGACCGTCATGCGCGGCGCGGCCAACCCGTCCGCCCAGCTGGTCGGTCCCGGCATCAACGGCTTCCAGGCCGACATGAAGCGGCTGCCCTACGACGTGGATGCGGCCAAGAAGCTCATGGCCGAGGCGGGCTATGCCAACGGCTTCGAGCTGACGATGAACTGCCCCAACGACCGCTATGTGAACGACGGCCGCGTGTGCCAGGCGGTGGCGGCCAATCTTGCGCGCATCAACGTCAAGATCAACCTGCAGGCCGAGACCAAGGGCACCTATTTCCCGAAGGTGCTGCGCCGCGACACGAGCTTCTACATGCTGGGCTGGTCGCCCGCCACCTACGATGCGCACAACGCGCTGAACGCCCTCATGACGTGCGTGGACGACAAGGGCGCCGGCCAGTTCAACCTGGGCGCGTACTGCAACCCCAAGGTCGACGAGCTCACCCGGCGGATCCAGGCGGAAACCGACAAGACCCAGCGCAACGCCATGATCCGCGAGGCGTTCGCGATCCACGCCGCCGACATCGGCCATGTGCCGCTGCACCAGCAGGCGCTGGCCTGGGGCGTGAGCAAGAAGGTCAAGCTGGTGCAGATGGCCGACAACTTCATGCCCTTCAAATGGATGAGCATCGTCAAATGA
- a CDS encoding ABC transporter permease gives MKKTLFRWFDSDVGHSFRTSPVAIGAAVIALICVFCSFFAGWVAPHNPFDLTTLELGDARLPPAWSAEGSTKYLLGTDDQGRDILSAVIYGARISLIVGFASVVLSVVVGVALGLLAGFRGGWVDAVLMRLCDVMLSFPAILVALLIAGVGRAVFPNAHESLAFGVLIISISLTGWVQYARTVRGSTLVERNKEYVQAARVTGVNSLRIMRKHVLPNVMGPVMVLATIQVATAIITEATLSFLGVGAPPTSPSLGTLIRIGNDYLFSGEWWITVFPGAMLVLIALSVNLLGDWLRDALNPRLR, from the coding sequence ATGAAAAAAACGCTCTTCCGATGGTTCGACAGCGATGTCGGCCACAGCTTTCGCACCTCGCCCGTGGCCATCGGCGCGGCGGTGATCGCGCTCATCTGCGTGTTCTGCTCGTTCTTCGCGGGCTGGGTCGCGCCGCACAACCCGTTCGATCTGACCACGCTCGAACTGGGCGATGCGCGGCTGCCGCCGGCCTGGAGCGCCGAGGGCTCCACCAAGTACCTGTTGGGCACGGACGACCAGGGCCGCGACATCCTGTCCGCGGTGATCTACGGCGCCCGCATCTCGCTCATCGTGGGCTTCGCTTCGGTGGTGCTGTCGGTGGTGGTGGGCGTGGCGCTCGGGCTGCTCGCGGGCTTTCGCGGCGGCTGGGTGGATGCGGTGCTCATGCGCCTGTGCGACGTGATGCTGTCGTTCCCGGCCATCCTGGTGGCGCTGCTGATCGCCGGCGTGGGCCGTGCGGTGTTTCCCAATGCGCACGAATCGCTGGCGTTCGGGGTGCTGATCATCTCGATCTCGCTCACCGGCTGGGTGCAATATGCGCGCACCGTGCGCGGCTCCACGCTGGTGGAGCGCAACAAGGAATACGTCCAGGCCGCGCGCGTGACGGGCGTCAACTCGCTGCGCATCATGCGCAAGCACGTGCTGCCCAACGTGATGGGCCCGGTGATGGTGCTGGCCACCATCCAGGTGGCGACGGCCATCATCACCGAGGCGACCCTGTCGTTCCTGGGCGTGGGCGCGCCGCCCACCTCGCCTTCGCTGGGCACGCTGATCCGCATCGGCAACGACTACCTGTTCTCGGGCGAGTGGTGGATCACGGTGTTTCCGGGCGCCATGCTGGTGCTGATTGCCCTGTCGGTGAACCTGCTGGGTGACTGGCTGCGCGATGCGCTCAACCCCCGCCTTAGATAA
- a CDS encoding ABC transporter ATP-binding protein, which produces MSLLEVKNLVVEFPSRRGTLRALDDISFSIAPGEILGVVGESGAGKSLTGAAIIGLLEPPGRVASGQIVLEGQRIDNLSSREMRHIRGRRIGAIFQDPLTSLNPLYTVGQQLVETIQAHLPVNAAEARRRAIDLLKDTGIPAAEQRVDHYPHQFSGGMRQRVVIALALAAEPQLIVADEPTTALDVSIQAQIIQLLKNICKSRGAAVMLITHDMGVIAETCDRVAVLYAGRVAEIGPVHEVINHPAHPYTAGLMASIPDMEQERERLNQIDGAMPRLNAIPQGCAFNPRCPHTFDRCKVERPELLQAGATKAACWLHDLPKKAAA; this is translated from the coding sequence ATGAGCCTTCTCGAAGTCAAGAACCTCGTCGTCGAATTCCCCAGCCGCCGCGGCACCCTGCGCGCGCTGGACGACATCTCCTTTTCCATCGCGCCCGGTGAAATCCTGGGGGTGGTGGGCGAGTCGGGCGCCGGCAAGTCGCTCACGGGCGCGGCCATCATCGGCCTGCTGGAGCCGCCGGGGCGGGTGGCCTCCGGCCAGATCGTGCTGGAGGGCCAGCGCATCGACAACCTGTCGTCGCGCGAGATGCGGCACATCCGCGGCCGGCGCATCGGCGCGATCTTCCAGGACCCGCTGACCTCGCTGAACCCGCTGTACACGGTGGGCCAGCAGCTCGTCGAGACCATCCAGGCCCACCTGCCGGTGAACGCCGCCGAGGCGCGCCGCCGCGCCATCGACCTGCTCAAGGACACGGGCATCCCGGCCGCCGAGCAACGCGTGGACCATTACCCCCACCAGTTCTCGGGCGGCATGCGCCAGCGCGTGGTGATCGCCCTGGCGCTGGCGGCCGAGCCGCAGCTCATCGTGGCGGACGAGCCCACCACGGCGCTGGACGTGTCGATCCAGGCGCAGATCATCCAGCTGCTCAAGAACATCTGCAAATCGCGCGGCGCGGCCGTGATGCTCATCACCCACGACATGGGCGTGATCGCCGAGACCTGCGACCGGGTGGCGGTGCTGTATGCCGGCCGCGTGGCCGAGATCGGCCCCGTGCACGAGGTCATCAACCACCCGGCGCACCCCTACACGGCCGGCCTGATGGCGTCCATCCCCGACATGGAGCAGGAACGCGAGCGCCTGAACCAGATCGACGGCGCCATGCCGCGCCTGAACGCCATTCCCCAGGGCTGCGCCTTCAATCCGCGCTGCCCCCACACCTTCGACCGCTGCAAGGTGGAGCGCCCCGAACTGCTCCAGGCCGGCGCCACGAAAGCCGCCTGCTGGCTGCACGACCTGCCCAAGAAAGCCGCCGCATGA
- a CDS encoding ABC transporter ATP-binding protein, whose amino-acid sequence MSAHTPTPSASASAAAGKPLVQAHDLAKTFDVSAPWLNRVLERKPRTLLHAVDGVSFEIERGKTLALVGESGCGKSTVARLLVGLYEPTRGGLTFDGQDAHAAFKGKDAQAMRRRIQMIFQDPYASLNPRWLVEDIIGEPLREHGLITDKAELKARVGELLQSVGLSPLDMVKYPHQFSGGQRQRISIARALATEPEFLVCDEPTSALDVSVQAQVLNIMKDLQRERHLTYLFISHNLAVVRHVSDQVGVMYLGRLVELADKRELFATPRHPYTRMLLDAIPKMHDTGRSRTPVQGEVPNPLNPPSGCAFNPRCPHANDRCRTERPQLLNQGGARVACHGIEEGRIPLVAVPVPAAV is encoded by the coding sequence ATGAGCGCCCACACCCCCACCCCTTCCGCCAGCGCCAGTGCCGCCGCGGGCAAGCCCCTGGTGCAGGCGCACGACCTGGCCAAGACCTTCGATGTGTCCGCCCCCTGGCTCAACCGCGTGCTGGAGCGCAAGCCGCGCACGCTGCTGCACGCCGTCGACGGCGTGAGCTTCGAGATCGAGCGCGGCAAGACGCTGGCGCTCGTGGGCGAATCCGGCTGCGGCAAGAGCACGGTGGCGCGGCTGCTGGTGGGCCTGTACGAGCCCACGCGCGGCGGTCTCACCTTCGACGGGCAGGACGCGCACGCGGCCTTCAAGGGCAAGGATGCCCAGGCCATGCGCCGCCGCATCCAGATGATCTTTCAGGACCCGTATGCCAGCCTCAACCCGCGCTGGCTGGTCGAGGACATCATCGGCGAGCCGCTGCGCGAGCACGGCCTCATCACCGACAAGGCCGAGCTGAAGGCCCGCGTGGGCGAGCTGCTGCAGTCGGTGGGCCTGTCGCCGCTGGACATGGTGAAGTACCCGCACCAGTTCTCGGGCGGCCAGCGCCAGCGCATCTCGATCGCGCGGGCGCTCGCCACCGAGCCGGAATTCCTCGTGTGCGACGAGCCCACGTCGGCGCTGGACGTGTCGGTGCAGGCGCAGGTGCTCAACATCATGAAGGACCTGCAGCGCGAGCGGCACCTGACCTACCTGTTCATCTCGCACAACCTCGCGGTGGTGCGCCATGTGAGCGACCAGGTGGGCGTGATGTACCTGGGGCGCCTGGTGGAGCTGGCCGACAAGCGCGAGCTGTTCGCCACGCCGCGCCACCCCTACACGCGCATGCTGCTGGACGCCATTCCCAAGATGCACGACACCGGCCGTTCGCGCACGCCGGTGCAGGGGGAGGTGCCCAATCCGTTGAATCCGCCATCCGGCTGCGCGTTCAACCCGCGTTGCCCCCACGCCAACGACCGCTGCCGCACCGAGCGGCCGCAGTTGCTGAACCAGGGCGGTGCCCGCGTGGCCTGCCATGGCATCGAGGAAGGCCGCATTCCGCTGGTGGCGGTGCCCGTTCCTGCCGCGGTTTGA